In the Bicyclus anynana chromosome 22, ilBicAnyn1.1, whole genome shotgun sequence genome, AAataaacatagcctatgacacttacaaataacgtggttttctagtggtaaaagaattttcaaaatcggttctgtagatcaagagattaccccctactatAAACTCTCTGTAAATGATTAGCATAGaactatatactcgtagattagTAATATCGCATTGGTAataggtttttctttttaatcatgtacttacttattttttttgtttataggtCTTCTTAGCTGTCGCCCTCGTAGTATCCAGCGTATCAGCTGGGCTACTGCCAGCTCCAGTAGGCTACGCCAGGCCGTACGGCTTCGCTGCTCCTCTGGCAGCGCCACTGGCGCCCGTGGCAGTGGCACGACCGGCCTTTGCTGTCGCGAGGCCAGCGATCGCGCCATACGCCGTGGCCAAGGTTGCACCAGTCGAAGACTACGACCCCAACCCACAATATTCATACGCCTATGACATTCAGGATGCTCTAACtggtaaataacataaatattaacactatttcatcatcatcaactcgctaaaattattatttccgGTTACTGGATttgattatgaaatatttagtaGTAAGTAGCACGTTCCGTCTCCTATAATGACGGAGGCTTTTTTGTGGGCCATTAAAATGGattgaaaataatgattatCATTTATGGAGTTGTTCCTTTCGTAGACCAGAATGCGTCAGTTAAGATATTGTACTATTACGACCCAAAACGAAAAAGTGTTTTctaactgaatattttttttttttggattgggataagatattttttatctcgATATTTCTACTGAAACTATGTCTACGCGTAGTCACGTGACATAATATTCCTCCTCCTTGCGACATACGAGTATTCCTCATTATTAAGGGACGTGATCTCTAACTTGTGTTAGGCGTCACGACCTCAATAATGAGCTTGCTACTTGACAATGTCGCGCTATGTGGCTCGGCTTCTTTCGGCGACTTTCAAACCCTCGTGTAGGTGTCACCTTGGTGTCGAGAGCGGCGCGGATTtggtctgaccaacgcatcggacTACGTCATCGAAGTCTCTTTTTTTCCACTTTGTCTGTAATTATTAGTATCTCTAAATTATCTCAATCTCTTCTGAatataatgacataaaattacaTAGCagtaatcatatttttttcaggtGACTCAAAGAGCCAGCAAGAATCCCGTTCTGGAGACGTCGTCCAAGGCTCTTACTCACTAGTGGAGCCTGATGGTACCCGCCGTGTGGTGGAATACACGGCTGACCCTCACAACGGCTTCAATGCCGTCGTTCATAAGGAACCCCTGGGGGCAGTGGTCAAGGCTGTAGCCCCAGTGGCCGCCTACCACTAGTCCGAATTTCCTAAACAGACCCAACAGTGTAGTTATTGcagttttatctttaaaattattcgcataatttttgttaaataatgcggtattttattatttattatacgatGCTGGGCATCtattaaaaagtcttttaattttactatgtaagattaaaagaaaaatataaatattcatataaataattatactgcTCGGTCTGTTTGAAGCTGTTTTGTTAAAAATGACCTGCGCCTATTTTTATGTAGATgagtgtaaaatataataattgttttgtaaTTCTTAATGTAAATAAGTGTTAAAAGCTAGGGTAATAAATATGAggaatcaaatatttaaatattttgtttttttttcatatgttaccttttatattttttaccttcAAGTACCCCAAACGTGTATGTCTGCCGATTATAAAAAGGTCATTACCAGATGTTAAGGACTTTACTAACCGACATAGGCGCGGAATGAACCCAAGATCTCTGGGTGAATTGAAGAAGAaacaatattagtaggtagtaaCATTTAAAAGATACGACTAAAATATTATTCGTATACACAAAAAAGCCTTTGTTACTCGGTGTAGATtaagctttctaatggtgaaagaattgatAAAATAGGTCgagttgattttgatttatttcataacaaacaaactaaaaatcaaatgtttaattatcaaattaattaactataaaaaaCTTTACAAAAGAAAAGTTGAATAAAAACTATGAAGATTTGACGGAGCGCTAAATAAATAAGCGCCGTCAAACCTAATCAAACAGAGAGTAATATGGTAGCTTTATTATCGCGCATAATTTCCTTATAATGGTCATGAACTAGAATAGCATGCGAGTTATAGCACGTTATAGCGTGTCCGATGTGTGTCAGCCCCGCCTGACATTTATCACACGTCTCAGAGCACGCTTCTCGTACGACACGTAATCTATTGAGTCCACATGAATGAACTTATCGCGGGCGCGCTAGCGGACGCAGTGATACAGTCTTCACAACGATATACCTCCCTCAATATACAATATGCTATAAAAATTCATAGAAAGTGATACTGCAATAGAAATCGACTGAATCTCTGGTGTTTTTATCAGAATACGCCCAGCTAGTTTCTGGTGGctttttattatgaattttacTTAGGTtactaatttagtttttcacaaatccctcaggtagcaaggatttttccgggataaaaactagcccatgtgttaatccagaccaTAATCCAtctttacttcaaatttcagatgattcggtttagtagccgaaccgtgaaagagtaacaaacattcggatagaagcaggcgttactttgcggcagttcatcatgaatatataataatttatttattttagtcgtCGGCTtatcgcggataatagcaaaatattataacaatcatAACATctaaatcatcaggttttcggaAATCAGAGAATCCGTggtttttttcgagataaaaagtagtctatatgttaatccagagtaaaatctatttccattccaatgtTTGTTCTAACATAATGTTTAAGAAATCGCACTCGCTACCGCAACTGCTTATCAGCGTGACTACGGTCTTGTTATAACAATCAGTGAAACACGAAGGCTACAAAACGCAAAGTTCGGAAGCTCGAAGTTAGGGCCTAGTGGCACTTTGATACTGTCGCATTAGcgtaaacgcgattttctaaggaatttaaactagcggcactactgcacaactgtttcaattccatataaaatcgcgcttacgtcaacgcgatagtaatagtatgaaaatattgaaaactcccactaggcatgCTGATACAAAACATGACTAGTGCagtattacttaaataatcCATTTTAATAACTTCTTCGAATTTAAAACAGAATATctacaaatttaaaaagttgAAATAGTTTATTggttcataatttaaaatgggCATAAGTAACGCGACATGCGGTTGAAGAAAagcttaatatattttatagatagacaaaaataatgagGTTAGAAAAAAATTCACTGAGAAAATTTcacactatactacagcctttcttgatgagtactgtttaccaacaaacaaattacaaatggggatataaatcactagtaataattataattaacttgttcttaaattaatgaaaataaaatagaataataagcttagaacaattagagacggctaatatattttaaataacattttataactatgcataatttaaaataaataagttataaaatgacatgcgttttctacctccatttctaatttctttgttggtaacagtattcatcaagaaaggctggaGTATAGACGATCTATTTTGCATTAAGGCACGGTCATGGGTTTAAAAGTAATTCCTTTTACTCTAATCCAAGCTGGTAATAAGAGTAGGTACGGCGAATCTAAACTTGTCATATATAACTggttcataaaattaaaaatacgagCTAATAATATATGAGACCTTATTATCTGATTGCAGTAAGTTCGCAAGGTCTGGCACAACGAATAAAGTTAAGGTCGTAATTCAGCACATGTCCTGTTTAAGCGGTGCTTTTTCTTAAACgaaataattgagtttcataatattatattatttatcactGTTATAAGAATAAACAATATTGTGAAGATGTCCAAAGTGCCTCATAATTGTCCTTTAAGTAACGTGATGTTATATGTGTATGATGTTTTATTAACTTGATATTTGTATACtggaaatgtaattttaaatataaactttctaGTAAGTAGTAATTGCAAGTTCATTTGAGTAATCGATGATTGGTaatatttagttataaaaatttatttatttatttataaaaagagccatgataacccagtggatatgacctctgcctccaattccagaggATATAGGTTCttatccggtacggggcatgcacttccaactttaaagaaattaaatatcacgtgtctcaaatggtgaaggaaaaacatcgtgaggagacccgagaattttcttaattctctgcgtgtgtgaagtctgccaattggaccagcatggtggaACTATTTGGCGTAAtacatctcattctgagatttaTTAGGCCAAATtcattcgagctcagcagttagccgaatttgggttgaaaGGAagagatttataaaataaatttatgttaaacactagcggacgcccgcaactttgtcaCACACAATAAGATCTACTTACTATCAAAAAGTCCCCTCCccacttttttaatataaagtgtTACATAAACGTACTACATGACTGATGCAACAGTGGCTCGCTCGATAATCAGGGTTACAACGCGTTGAAGTCTTTTCTATGCGAAAGACGTCGTAGGTCAATGCCATTGACGAACAATGTGGAAATTCCAAATATTATACATGTGccttttatataatttgtataatagACCTCCTTTAACGTATTTAACGGAACCAGGATATgtagaaaaacatattttttgcaaaagttagaaagaaataaacatttttttaattatcattatagtatatttaaatattttttatagaaaataactTTCTAGTATTAAGAGTCGCTATGCTTTACAAGCATACTGATAATAATCGGAGTGGTTATATTTcattactagaggacgcccgcgactccattTGCGTGAGATTCGAGTTTTCATCAAATTCtacgggaaccatgggttttccGGAATAAATGTGTGTTAATGCAAGGTAAAATgaatttccattctaaatttcaaccaaattggttcagaagctgcggcgtaaaggaggaacaaatatactaacacacacacgaactttcgcctgtataatattagtgtgattatctatactaataatataaagctcaagagtttgtttgtttgattgaacgcgctaatctcaggtctaactggtccgatttgaaaaattatttatgtgttagatagcccatttaccgaggaaggctataggctatatattatccccgtatttctacgggaacgggaaccacgcgggtataactgcgcggcgtcagctagtgtataatattaatgtgattatGACAATGATTTTAAATTTCTAATAATCATCGATAATTAAATTAACGAGTCACTTGAGTAAAGTGTTAagtaaatagatattatttacGATTGCACCAATGAATATGCATTAAATGTATAAGTATAGGATCTAGGCAGTATTGCAGAATTACCGTGCCCATTAAATCAAATTGCACGAGCAAATTAACCAATTTGCTTCGATAGCTGACCGTGAAATCGAGGAGATAATAGACGCAAATGAGTTAATCCTGAGATGTTACTTGTACTTGTTTGATGCCAAAGAGCCTCAGTTCCACGcttataaagcctcaatagctaagtggtaaaggggccggactcatcaccgagagttCTTGGTTCAATCCTGGAATAATGTCCTACACCCACTTTCAACGCAgtatttttcatgttattagaggggaatgggaatattggtcatgtttaaaaatatggaaatataaaaaaactcgtACCTTCAAACATCTTAGACTCTAGTTATGCTGTATGTACGTCGGTACTCCTAATACTGTTTTAGCGAGTCATTGAAaggataaagaaaaataaataaaagtagggCTTAAGCATAAAGTTTCGAGTGATAGGAAATAGAACATCTTATGATATGAGTGTAGTACTTTATGTTAGACCAATAGTAAAAGGTGGCGACTTTAGGCTATTAATACATCGAGGCTCAGCATTTATAACCTCGAATatagaatttataattttaaaagagagactaaaatagattattttgattttagtagtagtaaaaaattactatttatatgtatagttattCTATAGAATGTTGGATAGTTTTGAGCACTACttattactgtatttttaaaaaggtacgtgtataaatcttatatttaaattaaataggcaTGCCTGTCCGTTAAATTCAtagtttttgtgtttaaattataagccAATAATATAAGCCAATTTTAATCATACAACATTCGATCTTTAGTTCTTAGTTTATGCTGTTATATACATATCATTGTTACAATcatatatacaacgtgtcccaaaattcaacgataagcgggcgccaaaagattgacctgctcatgagcacttaaggaaaaataataaaaaaaatatacctaaattttttttttagttacaaaataaattttaaaattctttgaaaatttacaccttgtatgatattttgaactaccgcagctacaatttcttaaatatgcttaagattttttttgtatcggaacctaagtagtactactattcaccacaactcttaaaaacaccacaatgcccgcagtttttacacaaaaaaatatcaaaatattttttttccctcaaatttttaaagatttttactttcagtctactttgactcatggtcttgcaaaaaaaagtatgaacaccgctatggcaagttattttcaaagttgacgcaactaatcaagatttcaaaatagtataataccctaggataactagtcacaaaaaaaaatatgcgtaccatttgtaaacaagaaccaaatttcttaattgttcttgttgttagtaataaattttactatgttccaaaaatgtgtttgttattttaattacacaacattaaagtaaatgttcgaattgttttccaccggcattaatacaggcacgacatcgccttaaaaacgaccgttttatttttcgcgcatatcttctagcattgatatgtgccgcagcctgagtgattttttgccgaagctcgtccaatgtcgtaatcggttttgcgtagatcctgtctttgagacaaccccaataaaagaaatccagggggtttaggtcgggtgatcggggtggccataggataggaccaagtcgcccgatccaacgccccggatactcgtggtctaggtattgtctcacaggacgagcgtagtgagctgggcaaccatcattttgataccacatattttgaaggtcgcttagggggacgtcttctagtaattcttgcaaatcattttgtaaaaagttcaaataactgtccccatctaagtttccttgtaattcaaaaggcccaatcacttttccatttaaaatgcccgtccataagttgaccttaaattgatattgggatttgtcttctctcatcaggtgcggattctcattgctccagctgtgtaggttgtgaagatttaaatagccatctttcttgcaggttgtttcatccgaccatagtactttatccaagaactgaggatcttcccgatgcttttgaagcatcactcggcaaaatgcgatccgcagtggatagtcccgtgatagtaacgtttgtacacgtctgtaatgatatgggtgtagccgatgacgttttagtattcgatgtgctgaactttttgggattcccgtagctgcttctatggcacgcactgaggtagttgaatcaatgtttatttcattgagaacttcttcatcgcattccgatctaggtcttccagcgtttcttctagctgacggcaaacgaccctccgaaaacgcttgatgcacattcataaatacccgataatctggatatctttgagcgtttgggtacctttctcgatacaatctgctagcagcgttagcattgcaccgacattctccataaatgagatgcatgttagcgtattccatcggcgtgtatggttgcggcatgataacgctaaacagtccaaaatacaccaaaagtccaattcacaaaacacaggcacagtccaaaataatgccaggtcagttcagtttgcagatcacttaagtccagtccaaaatgcaaagccaaaagtcgttagtacgagagccacgtcaattgaatacggaaa is a window encoding:
- the LOC112052447 gene encoding larval cuticle protein A2B-like; this encodes MKVFLAVALVVSSVSAGLLPAPVGYARPYGFAAPLAAPLAPVAVARPAFAVARPAIAPYAVAKVAPVEDYDPNPQYSYAYDIQDALTGDSKSQQESRSGDVVQGSYSLVEPDGTRRVVEYTADPHNGFNAVVHKEPLGAVVKAVAPVAAYH